CTGACGACCATGGGCAGCTGCCAAGGTTCCCGGAGGAGACCAATAACCTGGATGTAGTAACGGACTGGTGAGTAGAAGCCTCATTTCACTGACCAGGAAGGACAGATAATGCCCGGTTATCCTTCTCAGGGGTCTATAGCTGTACAGTGTCCTCATGTAGTCCCCATAGTCCTGGTCAGTATGGATGTCACTGACTCCGCCCCTACAGGAGACCTGCGCAGTGTCATGGCGTCTGTCAGCTGCTCACGTATTATTAGCTCTTTTGGGCAGATGTTCCCATCTCAGGCTGCTCTTACACGGCCGTAGTGTAagtctgcaattgagggttttcaattgcggaccattatagtcaatgtggccccttacaccaccggatattgtacctgtggtgtggccgggccgcaattTACACAGCAGGTCTGTAATGGCTGTGAATAgcggcactgcacagactcgcccatagaactgtatgggagagtgcggcaggacacagaCGTCTGCGGAGTCCACGTTGCCGaacagcaacttgcggaccgtacaatcaatacggccgtgtaagaccagcgcCAGTGTTCGCCTGCCGTCCGTtctcctcacttcctgtatttctcccccctcctcccacttGCTATAttatatcacaatacttatgcagatcagatgcttgtagagaacggactcagtattatctgtgtgtttacatagagagataacggaccgggctttatcagcaaaactgcaattagctgaaggatTTTCCttccggcaagagcagtgagtgacatcacttgtcctacaggtccgtggttatagcaacgctgtgtaaacaatgggagttcacatagcaggcaaacaaagcagcatttctaaagcaatatatttaggtaaagtcttcagtttacataagctaccagtatagagaggatccttgagatgggacaacccctttaatgtctgtgcTTTTAGATGACACGTGGCTGACTACATGTCTGTATTTTGCAGGGACTCTCTGGCCAGATTGTTTCCTCCTCTTTGGGCTGCTGCCGACCACCAAGAACTTTCTGAGTATTTTCCCAGTATCTATCCTGGAAGTTCAGATCTTTCCAATGCCCTTAGTCCTCCGCTGTATGAAGACCACAGGAGGAAGCTGCCAGACATGGAGAGTCTCCAGAAAGGGTTTGAAGACCTTGGCCTTTTGGACTCGGATACCTGTAATCCACAGATGGAAGATCTCCTCCAAGATCTCTACATAGAAAACCAGGCAATAGAGCCCAATTCTTCATTCCAACCGGTGGAGCTGGGGAGCCAGTATATAAGCAATTACTTGACATGTAATGCTCTGAACTCCTCAGCTAAAGCCTCAGGTGTCCTCTCCCAAAAGACACAACAAGACTATCCCGGTGTCCATAAACCTTGGCTGAGAAACAACAAGACGAAGGGAAAGTTTCCTAAGTCGAGTCCGGTGGATCAGTCTAGATACGCGTCTGGTATAAGAGAATCCTGGGATAAAGACCCATATGGACAGCCTGCCAGTGGCTTCACACCTACGCCATCTTACTTTCCATGTAACCAACAGACTTCTAATGAGTGCGGCTTCCAGAGCGGCCCACACAGAAAGCCCTACAGTCCTGAAAACTTCAGCAACTTCCCAAAGGTCGGCAACTTTGATTATCGAGAGACTGGTCGGGAACAGAATGCAAACCCACCCGTCCCCGGATCTCGGGCCAATGAAGGATTTCACCAGCGGTGGGTAGAAACGGAGATGATTAGAAACCAGAAACAAACCTCAAGCCCGTTACCCTCACCGTTAGGCTCTACGATGTCCGATGGATCTCCAACACATCATCCCGGATATTTCTCGGGTTTGCCCTCTTCCAAGCCAGAGGGGCAACTGAATGGCTCATCTTACCTAGAAAACCGAAGCAAGTCATTCAGCCATCTGTCTCCTAGTAAGGAGAAGATGTATCGTAGCACAACCAATTATCCACCCAACTGGTCCCCGCCCCAGCAAATGTCCGGCCTGGGCCACCCTGATCGATATATACCTAGGAGATCCAGCCAACCCAATAACAATAACCCCACTGAGAGGAGGGGAAGACGAACCTGGAACACcccgcatggaaaacacaaccCACCACCCTATAGTGGATTCCAAAGGAAGCCGGACCCCAGTGTCGGAAACATGTCCGACTTCATCAACACCTCCTTCCTGCCCTCCTTCTCACTAATGGCCGACCTGAAGCAGAACCAGAACTTTCCCTTTAACCCCCAGGCGTTCTCTCCTCCGGCCAGTCTCccttttcctcctccttttccGTTCTCTGACCTCATTGACCTGATTCACTATGAAGATTTGAGCCGTGTTCCTCCTTTTATCAGTGACTTGATCTGTGGTGACGTCCCTCCtccattttttcccttccccacTCCCTTCAGTAGACACCGTCCGTCAAGGACTCGCAGCGGCCCCGCCAATGAGCTCCACGTGCAGCTGGAGGAATGCTGCGAACAATGGAGGGCACTCGAGAAGGAGAGGAAAAAGGTAATGGGCTTAGTAAGGGGGGCCGACACATTTACAGGTTACTGAAGTGGCCTAATGTCACCGTTATACTACCTCATCATCAGGAGACGGGGGTAAGGACCGAAACACAGGCCTAGTGCTCTGCCCGAGACCAGAAATACCGGTCTCATAAAATAGTTTGATAAAGTGGGACTGAAGAATAAAGACGGTCAATACGAGAGCTCTGGTGATGTCACACGATGATGAATAATATTATAGCCCTGGTGATGTCGCACAGCTAGGGGTAAGATCACTCTGGGAAGGCCTGTTGGTGTGACATAGCTAGGATTAGGTTTGTCCAGGGGAGGCCTGATGATGTCACACAGTGAGGATTGGGTTGTCTGGGAAGATCTGGTGATGTCACACAGCTAGAGGTAGGTTTACCCTGGGACGGTCTGGTGATGTCACACAGCTAGAGGTAGGTTTACCCTGGGGAGGTCTGGTGATGTCACACAGCTAGAGGTAGGTTTACCCTGGGGAGGCCTGGTGATGTCACACAGCTAGAGGTAGGTTTACCCTGGGGAGGCCTGGTGATGTCACACAGCTAGAGGTAGGTTTACCCTGGGGAGGCCTGGTGATGTCACACAGCTAGAGGTAGGTTTACCCTGGGACGGTCTGGTGATGTCACACAGCTAGAGGTAGGTTTACCCTGGGGAGGCCTGGTGATGTCACACAGCTAGAGGTAGGTTTACCCTGGGGAGGCCTGGTGATGTCACACAGCTAGAGGTAGGTTTACCCTGGGACGGTCTGGTGATGTCACACAGCTAGAGGTAGGTTTACCCTGGGACGGTCTGGTGATGTCACACAGCTAGAGGTAGGTTTACCCTGGGACGGTCTGGTGATGTCACACAGCTAGAGGTAGGTTTACCCTGGGACGGTCTGGTGATGTCACACAGCTAGAGGTAGGTTTACCCTGGGGAGGCCTGGTGATGTCACACAGCTAGAGGTAGGTTTACCCTGGGACGGTCTGGTGATGTCACACAGCTAGAGGTAGGTTTACCCTGGGGAGGTCTGGTGATGTCACACAGCTAGAGGTAGGTTTACCCTCGGGTGTCTGGTGATGTCACACAGCTAGAGGTAGGTTTACCCTGGGGAGGTCTGGTGATGTCACACAGCTAGAGGTAGGTTTACCCTCGGGTGTCTGGTGATGTCACACAGCTAGAGGTAGGTTTACCCTAGGAGGTACGTATACTGTGGGGAGGCCTGGTGATGCAGTATGGATTCTGGTATATTCTTGGTGTATTCTTTGTATCTCTTGCTCATTGTTTTCTCCTATTTTTCTTACTGTTTAGACAGAAGCAGAACTCACTGCAAAGTTTCCTGGGAGCAGAATCTCCAGTTCCTACAGTCCAAGTGTCCCGCGACTTCCAACAAATCCATCCAGGGTGGACCGTTTGGTTGTGGACCAGTTTCGGGAGCAGGCCAGAGTAAGGACATGGCATATACTAATGTAACTTTCCTTCTCCTGATAGAAACTCTAACCCTACGTAATGTGATGACTCCTGTCAGGCTGCGTGCAGATGGGGGCAGTATGGCTGTAGCTCAAGTATTATGGATGCAACCTCGGAGAGCCATCATTGGCTGACCTGCTGGAGAGCTGGGTGTTGGGTTCATACTATGGATGTAAAAAAGCATCAAATTATACCCACATGAGAGCTACCAAATACTGAACCTGTCTTTGTTGACCGATGTATTACATACAATACAGAATTGTATTACCATGGCTCATAATGCTAGAGAGGCCACTATAGATTATTGTATAAAGGTCAGATATGGACAGCTAAGGGAAAGTGCCAGATGTCACCCTTCTTGATGTTTGTGTGTATGTGGTGGTTTGGTGCTGGTACACATCTGGGGTGCTGTGTCAGGTGTGTGAGACATTTGCAGTAACACATATGTCTCCCACTAGGCCGTCTCATTGGTGAAGATAATGGAGAGAATCCGCGGTGAGACGCTTCATGTCAATATCACTTTTGCACTGGAGCATCACCTGGAAGTGATTCACCTCACACAAGCGCGGCGTAAAGAAGAAAGCATTAATGCTGCCAACCGTCAGAAGCAAGGAGCCCCGCGCTACAACAACGAGAGGGGTATGGCGGCACAATTACATCATACAGTATTGGTGAACTATCCTGAAGAGAGGCTATCTGGACTGAAAATTGCCCGCAGCCTAGCAAACCCCTTTATGTCATTGCAGAATGTGACACATAtacactagcatctgcccacgacttcgtctgcgggttggtgttggcgctgagccgcttatatttagccaattgctgttgtggatgatcagcctgctcccgtgtctcgactctgctacatcgcagcatatgcgcagcatactcagttgtatgtacatctctgcatatggagagtgtactcagctgtgctacagcgctgcctaagctctgctacatctggccatttggattagaggggtgttcttatgtcagtgtctgagcagcttctgttttggaaacggctgaacagatgttgcagaaatttgctacAGTtcaatcagcctgctcccgcgtctcggctctgctacatcactgcatatgcgtagcatacccagctgtatgtacatgtttgtatatggggagcctacagaggtgtgctgcctaaactctgctacatcgggcaattatgattacaggggttttgttatgtgactgagcagcttctgtgttacaaagggctgaacggatgttgctgaaatgtgccaaagttctgccccctcccccatcagaggcagaacaacacattctccatcgtactcactgaaactctacacccgatatacccCTCTTGTCCagacacatcctgcatgttctgtagtctcctgatcttccatgagactccattttcttcagctttcacactgtccagcttcatcctgtatagctccgcccacaaaagtgtgtagctccgcctactgcctagcatgatcctatcctagaatggctcaagaacctgtgatgatgtcatcacaggtcctttagtgttttgtgaacctaaattccttcactgcggttgtgtagtgacgtcatttaccgggataaaaagtagcctatgttttaatcggggctCCGATCTATGTatatggcaaatttcaggcaaatccgttcagttgtttttgcgtgattgaggaacaaacatctccaAACTACTTCTAAAATAGGGGCCGTTCCTGTCCCCCTGCCTGGCCCCGTCCTTAGTCTTGCCCCTGCTGCTCACTCACTGGGCCTATCGCTTGTCTTAGTCCTCTATCCACCTTTTATATTTTGGCTGCTTTGTGTTTCAGATGTCCTAGCGCTGGCCGCTGCCATAAAAGAGATGGTGTTGTCTACGCGGAAGGCGCGGACCGCTCTCTGGTGCGCCCTGCAGATGACTTTGCCTGAATCCTCCtctggggtcactgtgaagcaggaaGACCTAGAAAGAGCCTTACAGGAGCTGTGTCCCACCAAACCCCTGAGCGTGGACATGGAGACACACGCAGACGTCGGCTTCGGCTCGGGAAGATCAGGAAATAGGATCCACTAGATCAGCAATAAGTCAGGTCATGAATGTAACTCTAGGGGACTCCGCCATCAGGTGGCAGCTTTAATAGGAAATCTTTGTATGGTTTTGTATCTGCACCTTCTGCTGCATTTctatggtattttattccataagGGAGGAGGCCTTCTTTAAGGCGCGCCCTGATTATTGTATGATTTTTGTATCTGCACCGTCTACTGTATTTCTATGGTAAGTGACTAGGTTATTACCATCCCAGTGTTCATGTCTAAGTAGGAGGATTATTTCAGAGGGGGTTGAGTTGAGCCCGTGGCGGTCCCTGTTAGGGATTAGATGGCGCAGTTAGCAGTCCCTACTAGGGGATCGGTCAGTAGCATTCTCCAGTAGGCGTTACGTTACAACCATACTGATCCCTACAAGGATTTACGTTGGACCCTTAGCAATCCCTACTAGGTCCTTACTAGGGCTTAGGATGGACACACAATGGTCCCTACTTGGAGTTACATTAAACCCACGGTGGTCCCTAcaattttcatgatttttttttgtgccaaaggagCAGACCACTGCATCTTGTCCCGTATAGTCAGTTATTATCTAGCTGTATTATGGCCGCCCCACCCTCTGGTATATAGCGGCACCCGATGCATTAGACTATATTATAGGTATATTAACCCTTTCTGCGGCTCTATATAGGACTTGAGTATTTCATGTATTCTCTCCTCGTTGCGAGTCTGCTTGATCACGACTGAGCAGCGCAGAAGGCTTTGGGGTCCGGATCTGTTCCGACGTCTCTCGGGGGGATTTACCCTTCTGATTATTTAATCACGTTTGCACTTAATCCGCGTTCTCggtgtttatttaaagggataggCATTCCATATTTATTTTGGTAtgaatctattttactaaatacTGTTTTTAACCTATTTACTCAGGAATTAAAGTCGGTCTGACGTAGAGGTACGTATTCTAGTGGCTCATGTGTATACAGAGTATTTAAGCGTTACCAAAGCTTTTATTTGATGTGTGTGATGTAGACGTCGTGTCCCCCACGTGCGCGGCGTGTGCGCCCTCGTGTTACCGTCTCCTCCTGTGGCTTCGGACAATCACATCTcccttgttaatgtgaatgttgcGGCTTCTGGTTTCTGCCTGTTACATAAGATTTTCTGTAATCCGAGAATTATTAGGATGTGTTGTCACATGACGTGTCATAGACTCTGCGGGCGACTGTAGCATGGGAAGCCATCATGTCACCACCCGCCTGGTGGAGGTGGACTCTTTACATTGGGTTTCCGGTTTACTCACACACTCACGTGTGCTATCACGGGGGGTCAGGGACTGATGGGAATGGAGAAAAtctctgtacagcgctgtggtATATGTCAGCGCTTTATAAGtaacataaataaatgaacaatcACTGAGGTCAGATGAGGGCAGAGCAAGAGTATGGTGAGGCCACGGTAATGAAGGATATATATTCAGAGGGTGATGAAGGAGTATGGAAAGGCCAGGTTGCCAAAAGAGGAGTGTAGAGAGGTTGTCATGATGGGGAGGAGTATGGAGGAGCCAGGTTGTCAGAGGATGTTATGGAGAGGGTTGGGTGAAGCAGGAGGAGTATGGAGAAGAAGTTAGGGTGATGGAGGAGAGGTATGGCGAGGCCGGTGTGATGGAGAAGAGGTATGGCAATGCTGGGGTGATAGAAGAGAGGTATGGTGAGGCCAGAGTGATGGAGGAAGAGTATGGGGAGGCCGGGGTGATGGAGGAAAGGTATGATGAGGCTGGCATGATGGAGGACTGGCATGGCAAGACTGAGTTGATAGAGGAGAAGTATGGCGAGGCTGGAGATATGGAGGAGAGGTTTGGTGAGGCCAGAGATATGGAGGAGAGGTTTGGCGAGGCCGGAGATATGGAGGAGAGGTAAGGCGAGGCCGAGGTGATAGCGGAGAGGTATGGCGAGGCCAGGGTGATGGAGGGGAGGTATGGCGAGGCCGGAGTGATGGAGGAGGAGTTTGGCGAGGCTGGGGTGTTGGAGCAGAGGTATGGCGAGGCCAGCGTGATGGAGAAGAGGTATGGCAAGACTGAGGTGATAGAGGAGAGGTATGGCGAGGCCGGGGTGATGGAGGAGAGGTATGGGGAGGCCGGGACGATGGAGGAGAGGTATGGCGAGGCCGGGGTGATGGAGGAGAGGTATGGGGAGGCTGGAGATATGGAGGAGAGGTATGGCGAGGCCGGCGTGATAGAAGAGAGGTATGGCGAGGCCGGGGTGATGGAGAAGAGGTATGGTGAGGCCGGAGATATGGAGGAGAAGTATGGTGAGGCCGTGGTGATGGAGGAGAGGTATGGGGAGGCTGGAGATATGGAGGAGAGGTATGGCGAGGCCGGCGTGATAGAAGAGAGGTATGGCGAGGCCGGCGTGATAGAAGAGAGGTATGGCGAGGCCGGGGTGATGGAGAAGAGGTATGGTGAGGCCGGAGATATGGAGGAGAAGTATGGTGAGGCCGTGGTGATGGAGGAGAGGTACAGCGAGGCCGGGGTGATAGAGGAGAGGTATGGCGAGGCCGGGGTGATGGAGGAGGAGTATGGCGAGGCTGTAATGATGGAGGAGAGGTATGGCGAGGCCAGGGTGATGGAGGAGAGGTATGGCGAGGCCGGGGTGATAGAGGAGAGGTATGGCGAGGCCAGGGTGATGGAGGAGAGGTATGGCGAGGCCGGGGTGATAGAGGAGAGGTATGGCGAGGCCAGGGTGATGGAGGAGAGGTATGGCGAGGCCGGGGTGATAGAGGAGAGGTATGGCGAGGCCGGAGATATGGAGGAGAGGTATGGCGAGTCCGGGGTGATGGAGGAGAGGTATGGCGAAGCCAGGGTGATGGAGGAGAGGTATGGCGAGGCCGGGGTGATAGAGGAGGAGTCTGGGCAGGCCGGGATCAGACTTTCGATCTCAGTAGACTAGCCGCCATGTTTGCATCACTCAGTGCAGTTTTTGTGCTTTTTTATCAGACACGtcagtgtgttttttttattgtgagcTTTTCTCTTGGGttttgtgtgtgtatttgtgtgagATTTGATAGAATTTTTCTCCATCCTCTCATTTGGTTCTGATTGTGCCAGGGCTGTAGTTTCTGTGTGTACGAGGTGGGGCCATATTATAGAACATGTATGTTATACTGTAGTCATGGTGACAGGATCACGCCATTCTCTGCTGCCATATGTATCATGTATGTGACATTCACCAGGCAGCCGGGAGCTCGCGCTTATTCTATATAAGAGGAATATTTCTTATTATTACGTGTCGGACGCATTTACACTTCATGTTCCATGTCGCTGCACCGATAGACGACCTTTCACCCCCACGTCCTGGAGCCGCTGCTATAAGACAATTATTATCAGATGTCGTTCtattgtgtggagtcttattagaCAATGTTGGGGGTCTGTGCCCCTGGGACGAGCGGGGCTCTAGGATGGTGCAGGATCTAATGTTTACAGCTCGGTGTTATGGCGATTGCCGTCCTGTGATATGGTTcgctatttttgcatgttttggtTTTTATTCTATATACGGTACTAGTGTGATGGCAGCATGACGCCGGGCTCgtgatgatgggggtgatggtTCAGTACTGCTGTCTATAGGGCATTTATCCCGTGGTAGGAAATGAGCAGTAATAAATCTGGCGGCTGCTTGTCTTGCTGTATCGTCATTGCGCTCGCTTGTCCTGTTTGTGTCCTTGTGCTGTTTCTAATGATGCAATCACTGTGGTTATTACAGTACAGGGCATTGCCTTCAGTCACTCCTCTAGGTATTAGCGGTGGTGGTCGCTGTATGATCGCTGCTCTGCAGCCACTGCCGTGGCCTACTGATTTATATAATGATTTATACATCATCTAAATCTCTGGCGCTTCTTTCTGAAGACGTTTGTCAACTTCTAAGGACGACAATAAAATCATTGACTTGTCGACTCGCTCTGGTCTATTGTTTTATGTCCTGTCTGATTTGTCTGCGTCAGCCGATGTCCACTATCGGATGGAACGTGTCTCCGGTGACACCAAACTCCTTATAATGCTGAGGAACTGCTGCAAGTCCTTCACTTGTTCTTCTCCGATGCTGGCTGCCAtcttgtcttatactccagtcacatccagagctgatgGTACGTCCTGTCTTAGTGACCGCAATATGTGGGGAGAGTAAATGACACGAATGATGTGACAGCGCACCTACAGAGGAGTCCTCTCCGCTCTCCTCGCCATACCATTGTACATTTTTGTTACAAGAAGATTTCAGGTGAGGTAGAAACCGAAGGAGTCTCACGCCGTCACAATAGTCTCCTGCAATATAGTCTTCTCTCCTCCTCACCAATCACGAGAGAAATATTCCGATGATTAAGTCAGTTTTTTAGTATTTCTTGTCGAATTGTAGATTCTTAGAAGCGGCGCTCTCGTCCTGAAGACTCAGATTCGTTTCCTAATTATCAGTTTAGTGACAACAATTACTTTGTTACTCACAGTTGTCAAAGGCAGATTTCTCCTCAAGCATTGAAGGCTGAGGATGATGTTGGGGGCCACAATCCATTCCTTCCTCGTCCAGAAATATATTTCTCATTTTCTACAATTTTGGAGTCAAACGATCTTTATTATTTGGCTTTCAAAGCTTTTTAAGCCTTCTGAAATCTTCTCACAGTTGGGACCGCTATGGGCACGGTATCGATGCCAAATCCACATAATCCTGAGATCAAATGATACGGCCTGTCAGTAGGGACACCAAGCGAGATCCATTAACATGCCAGCTCTAAGACATCTTAATCAGATTACTACACCACTCCGGTTTGTAAGAATTCAGATCCAACGATGGAGCAGCATGGAAAGGAAAAAGAGAAGATTGGGGCTGGTGCGACCTGTCCTGCCGTAGGCGGCACGGACTAAGCTAGTCTGAGGATGGCTACAGAGTCAGGAGGATCCATCATTGGTGCCAGGCTCAAACCTCGAAAACT
This genomic stretch from Leptodactylus fuscus isolate aLepFus1 chromosome 4, aLepFus1.hap2, whole genome shotgun sequence harbors:
- the LOC142201045 gene encoding uncharacterized protein LOC142201045, whose protein sequence is MIQSMDTPLLSQFMNEAPSTAPTAQSKFYSSWSVCEDDAGAPSICKDESAPLAFREPDDHGQLPRFPEETNNLDVVTDWDSLARLFPPLWAAADHQELSEYFPSIYPGSSDLSNALSPPLYEDHRRKLPDMESLQKGFEDLGLLDSDTCNPQMEDLLQDLYIENQAIEPNSSFQPVELGSQYISNYLTCNALNSSAKASGVLSQKTQQDYPGVHKPWLRNNKTKGKFPKSSPVDQSRYASGIRESWDKDPYGQPASGFTPTPSYFPCNQQTSNECGFQSGPHRKPYSPENFSNFPKVGNFDYRETGREQNANPPVPGSRANEGFHQRWVETEMIRNQKQTSSPLPSPLGSTMSDGSPTHHPGYFSGLPSSKPEGQLNGSSYLENRSKSFSHLSPSKEKMYRSTTNYPPNWSPPQQMSGLGHPDRYIPRRSSQPNNNNPTERRGRRTWNTPHGKHNPPPYSGFQRKPDPSVGNMSDFINTSFLPSFSLMADLKQNQNFPFNPQAFSPPASLPFPPPFPFSDLIDLIHYEDLSRVPPFISDLICGDVPPPFFPFPTPFSRHRPSRTRSGPANELHVQLEECCEQWRALEKERKKTEAELTAKFPGSRISSSYSPSVPRLPTNPSRVDRLVVDQFREQARAVSLVKIMERIRGETLHVNITFALEHHLEVIHLTQARRKEESINAANRQKQGAPRYNNERDVLALAAAIKEMVLSTRKARTALWCALQMTLPESSSGVTVKQEDLERALQELCPTKPLSVDMETHADVGFGSGRSGNRIH